A single Tachypleus tridentatus isolate NWPU-2018 chromosome 9, ASM421037v1, whole genome shotgun sequence DNA region contains:
- the ifc gene encoding delta4-sphingolipid-FADS-like protein ifc isoform X1 — MGAHVSRTDFEWVYTDEPHATRRKEILKKYPEIKNLMGYDPVFKYVVFTMVLTQLLMFWLLKDASWVTIVIVAYCFGGVINHSLMLAIHEISHNLAFGHARPLTNRIFGMFANLPIGIPMSVSFKKYHLEHHRYQGDEILDTDIPSYLEAKLFCTTFTKFIWVILQPFFYALRPFFKYPKSPTLLEVINTLFQLVFNVMLYYVCGARIIFYMIGGSLMAMGLHPVAGHFISEHYMFKKGYETYSYYGVLNKITFNVGYHMEHHDFPSVPGSLLPQVKQIAKEYYEDLPQHNSWIKVIYDFITDPDIGPYARVMRKHRPVHASRTD, encoded by the exons aaaaatatcCAGAGATAAAGAACTTGATGGGATATGACCCTGTTTTTAAGTACGTTGTATTTACAATGGTTCTGACACAGTTGCTGATGTTCTGGTTGCTCAAGGATGCTTCCTGGGTTACCATTGTTATTGTGGCTTACTGTTTTGGTGGTGTAATAAATCATTCTTTGATGTTGGCTATTCATGAAATATCCCACAACTTGGCATTTGGGCATGCGAGACCACTGACAAATCGTATATTTGGAATGTTTGCAAATCTTCCAATTGGAATTCCTATGTCTGTTTCCTTTAAGAAGTATCACCTGGAACATCACAGATATCAG GGAGATGAAATTTTAGATACAGATATTCCTTCTTACTTGGAAGCTAAACTTTTCTGCACAACTTTTACCAAATTCATCTGGGTGATTCTTCAGCCATTTTTCTATGCTCTGAGGCCATTTTTCAAGTATCCCAAGTCCCCTACTTTACTGGAAGTTATTAACACACTGTTTCAACTAGTTTTCAATGTGATGTTGTACTATGTGTGTG GTGCTCGTATTATTTTCTATATGATTGGTGGTTCCTTGATGGCAATGGGGCTTCATCCAGTTGCTGGTCATTTCATCTCGGAACATTACATGTTCAAAAAAGGCTATGAGACCTACTCATACTATGGTGTTCTGAACAAGATCACCTTTAATGTAGGTTATCATATGGAACATCATGATTTTCCCAGTGTGCCAGGTTCTCTTCTGCCACAG GTCAAACAAATTGCTAAGGAGTACTACGAAGACTTGCCACAACATAATTCCTGGAtaaaagttatttatgattttatcaCTGATCCTGATATTGGTCCATATGCTCGAGTAATGAGAAAGCATCGCCCTGTTCATGCATCTCGTACAGATTAA
- the ifc gene encoding delta4-sphingolipid-FADS-like protein ifc isoform X2, with amino-acid sequence MGYDPVFKYVVFTMVLTQLLMFWLLKDASWVTIVIVAYCFGGVINHSLMLAIHEISHNLAFGHARPLTNRIFGMFANLPIGIPMSVSFKKYHLEHHRYQGDEILDTDIPSYLEAKLFCTTFTKFIWVILQPFFYALRPFFKYPKSPTLLEVINTLFQLVFNVMLYYVCGARIIFYMIGGSLMAMGLHPVAGHFISEHYMFKKGYETYSYYGVLNKITFNVGYHMEHHDFPSVPGSLLPQVKQIAKEYYEDLPQHNSWIKVIYDFITDPDIGPYARVMRKHRPVHASRTD; translated from the exons ATGGGATATGACCCTGTTTTTAAGTACGTTGTATTTACAATGGTTCTGACACAGTTGCTGATGTTCTGGTTGCTCAAGGATGCTTCCTGGGTTACCATTGTTATTGTGGCTTACTGTTTTGGTGGTGTAATAAATCATTCTTTGATGTTGGCTATTCATGAAATATCCCACAACTTGGCATTTGGGCATGCGAGACCACTGACAAATCGTATATTTGGAATGTTTGCAAATCTTCCAATTGGAATTCCTATGTCTGTTTCCTTTAAGAAGTATCACCTGGAACATCACAGATATCAG GGAGATGAAATTTTAGATACAGATATTCCTTCTTACTTGGAAGCTAAACTTTTCTGCACAACTTTTACCAAATTCATCTGGGTGATTCTTCAGCCATTTTTCTATGCTCTGAGGCCATTTTTCAAGTATCCCAAGTCCCCTACTTTACTGGAAGTTATTAACACACTGTTTCAACTAGTTTTCAATGTGATGTTGTACTATGTGTGTG GTGCTCGTATTATTTTCTATATGATTGGTGGTTCCTTGATGGCAATGGGGCTTCATCCAGTTGCTGGTCATTTCATCTCGGAACATTACATGTTCAAAAAAGGCTATGAGACCTACTCATACTATGGTGTTCTGAACAAGATCACCTTTAATGTAGGTTATCATATGGAACATCATGATTTTCCCAGTGTGCCAGGTTCTCTTCTGCCACAG GTCAAACAAATTGCTAAGGAGTACTACGAAGACTTGCCACAACATAATTCCTGGAtaaaagttatttatgattttatcaCTGATCCTGATATTGGTCCATATGCTCGAGTAATGAGAAAGCATCGCCCTGTTCATGCATCTCGTACAGATTAA